The Halorientalis sp. IM1011 genome window below encodes:
- a CDS encoding small ribosomal subunit Rsm22 family protein, translating into MNEAQRDGVRDNARYLQSVRPIDPEEIQEYVEGRPHPAAIAQVLREDAFDLGLLENEDGTFEPVEEGSLSVPFHGVEAFPSAYSLALEDLFVEEYGPGWPEGESGEAIRERIRDLKADYLWGNDVAYDAETALSYALYHLPDYYAAVQYVLADLIADGLLPRKLRVLDVGAGVGGPALGLADLVPEDALVEYHAVEPSAATDVLSAMLEETGRNFRTTIHETTAEDFEPEGEYDLLLFSNVLSELDDPASVVDRYREALAVDGSLVALAPADRETAIGLREVERAVEDGLTVYAPTVRLWPNATPTDEGWSFDVQPDLEPPGFQRRLDEAAGGPDHEPGEFVNVDVQYAYTIMRPDGQRRIDFSPSVSEFARMADMDTHVSNRIDVAAIKLSHDLAGEDANPLFKIGDGSEQVAHYAVLTKESALNEDLRTAAYGDLLLCENVLALWNDDEEAYNLVVDGESVVDRVPADA; encoded by the coding sequence ATGAACGAAGCCCAGCGCGACGGGGTCCGGGACAACGCCCGGTACCTCCAGTCGGTCCGCCCCATCGACCCCGAGGAGATCCAGGAGTACGTCGAGGGGCGCCCCCATCCGGCGGCCATCGCGCAGGTGTTGCGGGAGGACGCCTTCGATCTCGGACTGCTGGAGAACGAGGACGGCACGTTCGAACCGGTCGAAGAAGGCTCTCTGTCGGTTCCTTTCCACGGCGTCGAGGCGTTCCCATCGGCGTACTCGTTGGCACTGGAGGACCTGTTCGTCGAGGAGTACGGCCCGGGCTGGCCGGAGGGCGAGTCGGGCGAGGCGATCCGCGAGCGCATCCGCGACCTGAAGGCCGACTACCTCTGGGGCAACGACGTGGCGTACGACGCGGAGACGGCGCTCTCCTACGCGCTCTATCACCTCCCCGACTACTACGCCGCCGTCCAGTACGTCCTCGCGGACCTGATCGCGGACGGTCTGCTCCCCCGGAAACTCAGGGTGCTGGACGTGGGTGCCGGTGTCGGCGGCCCGGCGCTGGGGCTGGCCGATCTGGTGCCCGAGGACGCGCTGGTCGAGTACCACGCCGTGGAACCCAGCGCTGCGACCGACGTGCTCTCGGCCATGCTGGAAGAGACCGGCCGGAATTTCCGGACGACGATCCACGAAACGACGGCGGAGGACTTCGAACCCGAGGGTGAGTACGACCTGCTCCTCTTTTCAAACGTTCTGAGCGAACTCGACGACCCCGCCAGCGTCGTCGACCGCTACCGCGAAGCACTCGCGGTCGACGGCTCGCTCGTCGCGCTCGCACCCGCCGACCGGGAGACCGCCATCGGGCTCCGGGAAGTCGAGCGCGCCGTCGAGGATGGGCTGACGGTCTATGCCCCGACGGTGCGGCTCTGGCCGAATGCCACGCCGACCGACGAGGGCTGGTCGTTCGACGTCCAGCCAGACCTCGAACCGCCGGGCTTCCAGCGCCGACTGGACGAGGCGGCCGGCGGCCCCGACCACGAACCCGGCGAGTTCGTCAACGTCGACGTGCAGTACGCCTACACGATCATGCGGCCGGACGGACAGCGCCGGATCGACTTCTCGCCCTCGGTCAGCGAGTTCGCCCGGATGGCCGACATGGACACGCACGTCTCCAACCGCATCGACGTGGCGGCGATCAAGTTGAGCCACGACCTCGCTGGCGAGGACGCCAACCCGCTGTTCAAGATCGGTGACGGGAGCGAACAGGTCGCTCACTACGCCGTGCTGACGAAGGAGTCGGCACTCAACGAGGACCTGCGAACGGCCGCGTACGGCGACCTCCTGCTCTGTGAGAACGTGCTGGCGCTCTGGAACGACGACGAGGAGGCCTACAACCTCGTGGTCGACGGGGAGAGCGTCGTCGACCGCGTCCCCGCCGACGCCTGA
- a CDS encoding CopG family transcriptional regulator — MAKIEMELSDRVESDIERMVNQGEFVNWDEAVEKLLTQGLNAYGPAEEETEEMGGDMFQQSVADQQDPAMRDEPGDDEFTL; from the coding sequence ATGGCCAAGATCGAGATGGAGCTGTCCGACCGCGTCGAGAGCGACATCGAACGCATGGTGAATCAGGGCGAATTCGTCAACTGGGACGAGGCCGTCGAGAAACTGCTCACGCAGGGCCTGAACGCCTACGGCCCCGCCGAGGAGGAGACCGAGGAGATGGGCGGCGACATGTTCCAGCAGTCCGTCGCCGACCAGCAAGACCCCGCCATGCGGGATGAACCCGGCGACGACGAGTTCACCCTCTAG
- the aroA gene encoding 3-phosphoshikimate 1-carboxyvinyltransferase — MNVEISPSRVGGTVQAPPSKSYTHRAILAAGYADGATVTDPLVSADTRATMRAVEAYGGSVDRGDDDSTLEIEGFDGQPGVPADVIDCANSGTTMRLVTAAGALADGITVLTGDESLRSRPQGPLLDAVEQLDGRAESTRGNGQAPLVVKGPVEGGRVSIPGDVSSQYITALLMAGAVTDDGIEIDLETELKSAPYVQITIEVLEAFGVEGVETDAGFRVAGGQTYSPEGGEYAVPGDFSSMSYLLAAGVLAAEDELLVRGAQPSAQGDAAIVDILERMGADIEWDREAGVITTRQSSLSGIEVGVEDTPDLLPTIAVLGAVADGTTTITDCEHVRYKETDRVSAMAEELTAMGASVEEEQDSLTIHGGETDLQGATVDGRADHRIVMSLAVAGLVADGTTTIEGGEHVDVSFPDFFDVFAGIGADVSQE; from the coding sequence ATGAACGTCGAGATCTCACCGTCACGGGTCGGCGGAACGGTTCAGGCTCCGCCCTCGAAGAGCTACACGCACCGGGCGATCCTCGCGGCGGGGTACGCCGACGGCGCGACCGTCACCGACCCGCTCGTGAGCGCGGACACGCGGGCGACCATGCGCGCCGTCGAAGCCTACGGCGGCTCCGTCGATCGCGGTGACGACGACAGTACCCTCGAAATCGAGGGGTTCGATGGCCAGCCAGGCGTGCCGGCGGACGTGATCGACTGCGCCAACAGCGGGACGACGATGCGGCTGGTGACGGCCGCGGGAGCGCTGGCCGACGGCATCACCGTCCTGACCGGCGACGAGTCGCTCCGGTCGCGGCCCCAGGGGCCACTGCTGGACGCAGTCGAGCAACTGGACGGTCGTGCCGAGAGCACCCGCGGGAACGGGCAGGCACCGCTCGTGGTGAAGGGGCCCGTCGAGGGTGGACGCGTCTCGATCCCCGGCGACGTATCCTCCCAGTACATCACCGCGCTGTTGATGGCCGGCGCGGTCACCGACGATGGGATCGAGATCGACCTGGAGACCGAACTCAAATCCGCGCCGTACGTGCAGATCACCATCGAGGTACTGGAGGCGTTCGGCGTCGAGGGGGTCGAGACCGACGCTGGCTTCCGGGTTGCCGGTGGACAGACGTACTCACCCGAGGGCGGCGAGTACGCCGTGCCCGGCGACTTCTCTTCGATGTCGTACCTGCTGGCCGCCGGGGTGCTGGCGGCCGAGGACGAACTTCTGGTCAGGGGCGCACAGCCCAGCGCGCAAGGCGACGCGGCCATCGTCGATATTCTGGAGCGGATGGGAGCCGACATCGAGTGGGACCGCGAGGCGGGCGTCATCACGACTCGTCAGTCCTCCCTGTCGGGGATCGAGGTCGGCGTCGAGGATACGCCCGATCTCCTACCGACCATCGCGGTGCTGGGCGCGGTCGCCGACGGGACGACGACGATCACCGACTGCGAGCACGTCCGCTACAAGGAGACCGACCGCGTGAGCGCGATGGCCGAGGAACTGACCGCCATGGGCGCGTCGGTCGAGGAGGAGCAGGATAGCCTCACGATCCACGGCGGCGAGACCGACCTCCAGGGCGCGACGGTCGACGGCCGTGCGGACCACCGTATCGTCATGTCGCTGGCGGTTGCCGGGCTGGTCGCCGACGGAACGACGACGATCGAGGGCGGGGAACACGTCGACGTGTCGTTCCCGGACTTCTTCGACGTGTTCGCCGGCATCGGTGCAGACGTGAGCCAGGAGTGA
- a CDS encoding b(o/a)3-type cytochrome-c oxidase subunit 1 has protein sequence MLPDNSFLIQFPHVSRVVRSLFLTAFVAFGIGAFMGVLQALHRTDIARLVPSEDYYTLLTLHGVLLVIVFTIFFLAGVFAWANTRSLDRPPVSKRFTWFWVTAMSIGTAMAGISILAGLMPASNISADVLFTFYAPLQAHPLFYVGLALFIIGTWLAGIDWFRQYLAWRRENPGERIPLQSFMVLTTMLMWFIATMGVAVEVVVFLIPWSLGLMPAPNPLLTRTLFWFFGHPVVYFWLMPAYLLWYTVLPKLAGGRLFSDPLARVVFVLFLLLSTPVGIHHQYVDPGIAEGFKFIAMTNTMFLLLPSLLTAFTVVASIEHGARQRGGTGYFGWLKALPWRDPAFTGMALAGLMFAAGGFSGMVNAGMNINYLVHNTIWVPGHFHLTVGTAVALTFMAASYWLVPRITGRKLYSRPIGLFQVVLWFVGMVFMSAAMHRGGLAGIPRRTAEPQYPQVTFETIAGSVTSLRLQLAFGGVLLFVSALLFLMNVALTAMNNEPARGLDSALPPALSGPEQSPTVLDNLKLWALIAVVLVILAYSLPLYSIVQGAGLYPAGQEASPAIIAPLLEVIA, from the coding sequence ATGCTCCCGGACAACTCCTTTCTGATTCAGTTCCCCCACGTCTCGCGGGTCGTGCGGTCGCTGTTCCTGACGGCGTTCGTCGCCTTCGGGATCGGGGCGTTCATGGGCGTCCTCCAGGCACTCCACCGGACCGATATCGCCCGGCTCGTCCCGTCGGAGGACTACTACACCCTCCTGACGCTCCACGGCGTCTTGCTGGTGATCGTGTTCACCATTTTCTTCCTCGCGGGCGTGTTCGCGTGGGCGAACACGCGAAGCCTGGACCGTCCGCCGGTGAGCAAGCGGTTCACCTGGTTCTGGGTCACTGCGATGTCGATCGGGACCGCGATGGCGGGTATCTCGATCCTCGCCGGACTGATGCCGGCATCGAACATCAGCGCGGACGTACTCTTCACGTTCTACGCACCCCTGCAGGCACACCCGCTGTTCTACGTCGGCCTCGCGCTGTTTATCATCGGGACGTGGCTCGCCGGTATCGACTGGTTCCGCCAGTATCTCGCCTGGCGGCGCGAGAACCCCGGCGAGCGCATCCCGTTGCAGTCGTTCATGGTCCTCACGACGATGCTCATGTGGTTCATCGCCACCATGGGCGTCGCCGTCGAGGTCGTCGTCTTCCTGATCCCGTGGTCGCTCGGGCTCATGCCCGCGCCGAACCCCTTGCTCACGCGGACGCTGTTCTGGTTCTTCGGCCACCCCGTCGTCTACTTCTGGCTGATGCCGGCGTACCTGCTGTGGTACACCGTGTTGCCGAAACTCGCGGGTGGACGGCTGTTCAGCGACCCGCTCGCACGCGTCGTGTTCGTCCTCTTCCTGCTGCTCTCGACCCCGGTCGGGATCCACCACCAGTACGTCGACCCCGGCATCGCGGAAGGGTTCAAGTTCATCGCGATGACGAACACGATGTTCCTCCTGCTGCCCAGTCTGCTGACGGCCTTCACGGTCGTCGCGAGCATCGAACACGGCGCGCGCCAGCGCGGCGGCACCGGCTACTTCGGCTGGCTGAAAGCGCTCCCGTGGCGCGATCCGGCCTTCACCGGGATGGCACTCGCGGGACTGATGTTCGCCGCCGGCGGGTTCAGCGGCATGGTCAACGCCGGGATGAACATCAACTACCTCGTCCACAACACCATCTGGGTGCCGGGCCACTTCCACCTCACCGTCGGGACGGCCGTCGCACTCACGTTCATGGCCGCCTCCTACTGGCTCGTCCCCCGGATCACCGGCCGGAAACTCTACAGCCGTCCGATCGGCCTCTTCCAGGTCGTCCTCTGGTTCGTCGGCATGGTGTTCATGTCCGCGGCGATGCACCGGGGTGGCCTCGCGGGCATCCCGCGCCGGACCGCCGAACCGCAGTACCCGCAGGTCACCTTCGAGACGATCGCCGGATCGGTCACCAGCCTCCGGCTGCAACTGGCGTTCGGCGGCGTCCTGCTGTTCGTCTCGGCGCTGCTGTTCCTCATGAACGTCGCCCTGACCGCGATGAACAACGAGCCGGCTCGCGGACTCGACTCGGCGCTGCCGCCGGCCCTGTCCGGTCCGGAGCAGTCGCCGACCGTGCTGGACAACCTCAAGCTCTGGGCGCTGATCGCCGTCGTGCTCGTGATCCTCGCGTACTCGTTGCCGCTGTACAGCATCGTCCAGGGTGCCGGCCTCTACCCGGCCGGACAGGAAGCGTCGCCGGCAATCATCGCGCCGTTGCTGGAGGTGATCGCATGA
- the surE gene encoding 5'/3'-nucleotidase SurE, which produces MAEPEILLTNDDGIESTGFRALYDVLSTVGTVTAVAPAADQSAVGRTLSHNVEIHEHELGYAIEGTPADCVVAGLGTLVPDADLVVAGCNQGANLGAYVLGRSGTVSAAVEATFFDVPAIAVSLYVPVSEDTSYTDVDVDRSAYDNAASATRYLAEHAADAGVFEHADYLNVNAPVPEQGGAGPAEMVVTEPSRTYMMDAERDGEEITLHDRIWELMGEGEIPDPEGTDRRAVVDGAVSVSPLTAPHTTEHHEALDALAETFSDADR; this is translated from the coding sequence ATGGCCGAACCGGAGATCCTGTTGACGAACGACGACGGCATCGAGAGCACCGGGTTCCGCGCCCTCTACGACGTGCTCTCGACCGTCGGGACGGTGACGGCCGTCGCCCCCGCCGCGGATCAAAGTGCCGTCGGCCGGACACTCTCGCACAACGTCGAGATCCACGAGCACGAACTCGGCTACGCCATCGAGGGGACGCCGGCCGACTGCGTGGTGGCCGGCCTCGGCACGCTGGTCCCCGACGCCGACCTGGTCGTCGCGGGCTGTAATCAGGGGGCCAACCTCGGCGCGTACGTGCTGGGTCGGTCGGGGACCGTCAGTGCGGCCGTCGAGGCCACCTTCTTCGACGTGCCCGCCATCGCCGTCTCGCTGTACGTTCCCGTCAGCGAGGACACCAGTTACACGGACGTGGACGTGGACCGCTCGGCCTACGACAACGCGGCCAGCGCAACCCGCTATCTCGCCGAGCATGCCGCCGACGCTGGCGTGTTCGAGCACGCGGACTATCTCAACGTCAACGCGCCTGTTCCCGAGCAGGGCGGTGCGGGCCCCGCCGAGATGGTCGTCACCGAACCCTCCCGAACCTACATGATGGACGCCGAGCGCGACGGCGAGGAGATCACCCTCCACGACCGCATCTGGGAACTGATGGGCGAGGGAGAGATTCCCGACCCCGAGGGGACCGATCGCCGCGCCGTCGTCGACGGGGCGGTTAGCGTCTCCCCGTTGACCGCGCCACACACCACCGAACACCACGAGGCGCTCGACGCGCTCGCCGAGACGTTTTCCGACGCCGACCGCTGA
- a CDS encoding prephenate dehydrogenase/arogenate dehydrogenase family protein: MNVLVVGAGAMGRWFADAVRADDVGIAFADPDDAAASAAADAVDGRAVPLDTDESFTAVCIAVPIPVAVEAIATHADRAERALIDVTGVAAEPVAAMREHAPDRERLSLHPLFAPENEPGNVAAVVDAAGSTTDAVRDALTARGNDVFETTADEHDRAMETVQAKTHAAVLAFGLAADPVPEEFQTPISTVLFDLLEQVTGGDARVYADIQDAFDGAEDVAAAAEELAATDADAFGALYDRAGDHR, from the coding sequence ATGAACGTACTCGTGGTCGGTGCCGGCGCGATGGGCCGGTGGTTCGCCGACGCGGTCCGGGCGGACGACGTGGGGATCGCCTTCGCGGATCCCGACGACGCGGCCGCGAGCGCCGCCGCCGACGCCGTGGACGGCCGGGCCGTCCCGCTCGACACCGACGAGTCCTTCACGGCGGTCTGTATCGCAGTCCCCATCCCGGTCGCCGTCGAGGCGATCGCCACCCACGCCGACCGGGCCGAACGCGCGCTGATCGACGTGACTGGCGTCGCCGCCGAACCCGTCGCCGCGATGCGCGAACACGCGCCAGACCGCGAACGTCTGAGCCTCCACCCGCTCTTCGCCCCGGAGAACGAACCCGGAAACGTCGCCGCCGTCGTCGACGCCGCCGGATCGACGACCGACGCGGTCCGGGACGCGCTGACGGCCCGCGGGAACGATGTCTTCGAGACCACGGCGGACGAGCACGACCGCGCGATGGAGACCGTCCAGGCCAAGACCCACGCCGCCGTCCTCGCCTTCGGGCTGGCCGCCGACCCGGTACCCGAGGAGTTCCAGACGCCGATCTCCACGGTATTATTCGACCTCCTCGAACAAGTCACCGGCGGCGACGCGCGCGTGTACGCCGACATCCAGGACGCCTTCGACGGGGCCGAGGACGTGGCTGCGGCGGCCGAGGAGCTCGCAGCGACCGACGCCGACGCGTTCGGCGCGCTCTACGATCGGGCGGGTGACCACCGATGA
- a CDS encoding carbonic anhydrase, with protein sequence MDQTFVDLLARNADHAEAFDGRFDAVQDAQHPAVVTVCCSDSRVLQDRMWGNDEPGRIFTCGNIGNRVVQRTAVGETVSGDVLYPIEHTGTEIAVVVGHTGCGAVTATYDALTQGISEPDGIGHCLDLLKPHIEPGVDRLPSDLSRPNSINHLVEYNVDRQVEFLRESDDVPDSLNVVGVVYDFQDVYDGRRGEVHVINVDGETAVETLRADHPEIADRIDRRWEY encoded by the coding sequence ATGGATCAGACGTTCGTCGACCTGCTGGCGCGGAACGCCGACCACGCCGAGGCGTTCGACGGGCGGTTCGACGCCGTGCAGGACGCCCAGCACCCCGCCGTCGTCACCGTCTGCTGTTCGGACTCGCGCGTCCTGCAGGACCGTATGTGGGGGAACGACGAACCCGGTCGGATCTTCACCTGTGGCAACATCGGCAACCGCGTCGTCCAGCGCACCGCGGTCGGCGAGACCGTCTCCGGCGACGTCCTCTACCCCATCGAACACACCGGCACCGAGATCGCCGTCGTCGTGGGCCACACGGGCTGTGGCGCCGTCACGGCCACGTACGACGCCCTGACACAGGGCATCTCCGAACCGGACGGGATCGGTCACTGTCTCGACCTGTTGAAGCCCCACATCGAACCGGGCGTGGATCGCCTGCCCTCGGACCTCTCCCGCCCGAATTCGATCAACCACCTCGTCGAGTACAACGTCGACCGGCAGGTCGAATTCCTCCGCGAGAGCGACGACGTCCCCGATTCGCTCAACGTCGTCGGCGTCGTCTACGACTTCCAGGACGTGTACGACGGCCGCCGCGGCGAGGTCCACGTGATCAACGTCGACGGCGAGACGGCGGTCGAAACCTTGCGCGCCGACCACCCCGAAATCGCGGACCGCATCGACCGTCGCTGGGAGTACTGA
- a CDS encoding PRC-barrel domain-containing protein gives MSEDTRTDRERRMSTDRETIREWAREHDVVPVRSPGSTGEGEQFTMLRESEMTADQERVEWTEFEGRLDEGDHVVVYHGEGGDRPMEVTDRQTAMTRADVNDAEFEERILEGETVTTQIEETSVVETVVHEEATVESELVDRTVVDADIVDVRLVDRECTNCDLLADDDASATDGFDRDRYLAMADRSEVRAQADTERDVRGEAEPTGDTTAERESDMAEDRDERTPIDADAIPYSAQLDVRETWSVTRDLVDQYSVESRVTGVDISEDDTLEDHDIDVEGLHRSIAEGGLFDTDESADDVLAQSEVRSEFHENDRIQTEFERSRTVEDEVITRTRMHADATDGERLDMDIIDTREVVGEESADAPGTEMGESAETTGAAAAGQEAQFDDDVIGKKVVDATGDDVGTVTDVEGDMMYVDPHHGIAERVMSTLGWGDDEESYPIRSDHVERIDDDQIVLKTEEHLDEE, from the coding sequence ATGTCTGAGGACACGCGAACCGACCGGGAGCGCCGAATGTCGACCGACCGAGAGACCATCCGGGAGTGGGCACGGGAACACGACGTGGTACCCGTCCGATCCCCGGGGAGCACGGGCGAGGGAGAGCAGTTCACGATGCTCCGTGAATCGGAGATGACGGCGGACCAGGAGCGGGTCGAGTGGACCGAGTTCGAGGGCCGACTCGACGAGGGCGATCACGTCGTGGTCTATCACGGCGAAGGTGGAGACCGACCGATGGAGGTCACCGACCGCCAGACGGCGATGACACGGGCGGACGTGAACGACGCCGAGTTCGAAGAGCGGATCCTGGAGGGGGAGACGGTCACCACACAGATCGAGGAGACCTCCGTCGTCGAGACGGTCGTCCACGAGGAGGCGACCGTCGAGAGCGAACTGGTAGACAGAACCGTCGTCGACGCCGATATCGTCGACGTGCGACTGGTCGACCGGGAGTGTACGAACTGCGACCTGCTTGCCGACGACGACGCGTCGGCCACGGACGGCTTCGACCGGGACCGCTACCTCGCGATGGCCGACCGGAGTGAGGTCCGTGCGCAGGCCGACACGGAGCGCGACGTTCGCGGCGAGGCGGAACCCACCGGCGATACGACGGCCGAACGGGAGTCCGATATGGCCGAGGACCGCGACGAACGGACGCCGATCGACGCCGACGCGATCCCGTACAGCGCACAGCTCGACGTGCGGGAGACCTGGTCGGTCACGCGCGACCTCGTCGACCAGTACTCGGTCGAGAGCCGCGTGACCGGAGTCGACATCAGCGAGGACGATACACTCGAGGACCACGATATCGACGTGGAGGGACTCCACCGTTCGATCGCCGAGGGCGGCCTCTTCGACACCGACGAGTCGGCCGACGACGTGCTTGCCCAGAGCGAAGTCCGGAGCGAATTCCACGAGAACGACCGGATCCAGACGGAGTTCGAGCGAAGCCGAACCGTCGAAGACGAGGTCATCACCCGGACGCGTATGCACGCGGACGCCACGGACGGTGAACGGCTCGACATGGACATCATCGACACCCGCGAGGTCGTCGGCGAGGAGTCGGCAGACGCTCCCGGAACCGAGATGGGCGAATCGGCGGAAACGACCGGGGCGGCCGCGGCCGGGCAGGAAGCCCAGTTCGACGACGACGTAATCGGCAAGAAGGTGGTCGACGCCACCGGCGACGACGTGGGGACAGTGACCGATGTGGAGGGAGACATGATGTACGTCGATCCCCACCACGGCATCGCCGAACGCGTCATGTCGACGCTCGGCTGGGGTGACGACGAGGAGAGTTACCCGATCCGGAGCGACCACGTCGAGCGAATCGACGACGATCAGATCGTGTTGAAGACGGAAGAACACCTCGACGAGGAGTAA
- a CDS encoding Xaa-Pro peptidase family protein → MEPDLSALDAFLDETGVDGFLIDADGDDSDQHYLSGFSAPDPFHTLYDGEVHLLVSSLEYGRAKSESRAASVERHVDYDMPALVEEHGRLEGGRRVLADFLAERGVESVAVPSRFPLATADGLREHGIEVRDPETPPIGRGGTNVIEEIRATKTDEEVDHVRAAQKSNEAAMSAAEELLDAATVADGQLHYEGEPLTSERVKEEIEVTLLREGCALDETIVACGTSAADPHDRGSGPLAADEPIIVDIFPRDKTSSYHADMTRTFLKGQPSEEIGRWYDLTAEAKRAALDVVEPGATGSDVHDAVCDVYEDAGEPTLRSDETTETGFIHNTGHGVGLDVHEQPLVGPGGDELEPGHVITIEPGLYDPAVGGVRIEDIVVVTEDGYENLTDYPEALVV, encoded by the coding sequence ATGGAACCCGATCTCTCCGCACTCGACGCCTTTCTAGACGAAACGGGCGTCGACGGCTTCCTGATCGACGCCGACGGCGACGACTCCGATCAGCACTATCTCTCGGGATTTTCCGCTCCCGATCCGTTCCACACGCTCTACGACGGCGAGGTCCACCTGCTGGTCTCCAGCCTGGAGTACGGCCGCGCGAAGTCCGAGAGCCGGGCGGCGTCGGTGGAACGACACGTCGACTACGACATGCCCGCGCTGGTAGAGGAACACGGCCGACTGGAGGGCGGCCGTCGCGTCCTCGCCGACTTCCTCGCCGAGCGCGGCGTCGAGTCGGTCGCCGTTCCCTCGCGATTCCCGCTGGCGACCGCCGACGGCCTCCGCGAACACGGGATCGAGGTTCGAGACCCCGAGACGCCGCCGATCGGCCGCGGCGGGACCAACGTGATCGAGGAGATCCGCGCGACCAAGACCGACGAGGAGGTCGACCACGTCCGCGCGGCCCAGAAATCCAACGAGGCCGCCATGAGCGCTGCCGAGGAACTGCTGGACGCCGCGACCGTCGCCGACGGTCAGCTCCACTACGAGGGCGAACCGCTCACCAGCGAGCGCGTCAAAGAAGAGATCGAGGTGACGCTGCTCCGGGAGGGCTGTGCGCTCGACGAGACCATCGTCGCCTGCGGGACCTCCGCTGCCGATCCGCACGACCGCGGGAGCGGCCCACTGGCGGCCGACGAACCGATCATCGTCGACATCTTCCCGCGGGACAAGACAAGTTCGTACCACGCCGACATGACCCGAACCTTCCTGAAGGGCCAGCCCTCCGAGGAGATCGGGCGGTGGTACGACCTGACCGCGGAAGCCAAACGGGCGGCCCTCGATGTCGTCGAACCGGGCGCAACCGGCTCGGACGTGCACGACGCGGTCTGTGACGTGTACGAGGACGCCGGCGAACCCACTCTCCGAAGCGACGAGACCACGGAGACCGGCTTCATCCACAATACCGGCCACGGCGTCGGGCTGGACGTACACGAACAGCCCCTCGTGGGCCCGGGCGGTGACGAACTCGAACCCGGACACGTCATCACGATCGAACCGGGCCTCTACGATCCGGCGGTCGGCGGCGTCCGGATCGAGGACATCGTCGTCGTCACCGAGGACGGCTACGAGAACCTCACCGACTACCCCGAAGCGCTCGTCGTCTGA